In Hippea jasoniae, the genomic window TCATCGCAGATGTATACGCCAGGTCCTGCAATGAGTTTTCTTACCTCATCCTGCGTTCTACCACAGAATGAGCATCTCAAAGGCCCCTGAGGTCTATCGGAGCTACCCATTGTTTTCATCTGTTTTCTCCTCTTCTTCTCTTGAATAGATAATTCTATCGATTATCCCGTATTTTAATGCCTCATTGGCATCCATAAAATAATCCCTTTCTGTATCTTTTTCAATGGTTTTAAGTCTTTTGCCTGTGTGTTTTGCCAGTATCTCATTGAGAATCTTTTTAAGACGCAGAATCTCCTTTGCGTGTATTTCAATCTCTGTTGCCTGACCTGTGATGCCTCCTATAGGCTGATGGATCATTATGCGGGCATGGGGGAGTGAATATCTTTTGCCCTTTGTGCCGCTTGCAAGCAGTAATGCGCCCATGCTTGCTGCAGATCCTATACATATCGTTGTCACATCGCATTTTATATATTGTATTGTATCATAAATTGCAAGACCGGCTGTTACACTGCCGCCGGGTGAGTTGATATATAGAAAGATATCTTTATCCGGGTCTTCGCTTTCTAAGAATAATAGCTGACTTACGATAATACTGCTTGTATCATCGTTTATTTCACCGTTGAGCATAACGATACGATCCTTTAATAGGCGCGAATAGATGTCGTATGCCCTTTCTCCCTGTGGTGTTTTTTCTATGACAATTGGTATTAAGTTCATGTTTTTTCAACCTCTTCTTTTGCTTCTTGAGGGTTTTGTTCTTTTTCCTCTTTGGCCTCAATAATCTTTGCGTTTTTATAAACAAGATCCAAAGCTTTGTCGCCTAAGATCTCCATCTGAATTACAGGCAGTAAGCCTTTTTCCTGATACTCTTTGTAAACCTCATCAAACGGTTTTCTCTGGGCGTTTGCATCCCTTGAGATGACATCGTTGATTTCCTCAGAACTTACATCAAGCCCCTCTTTTTCAGCTATTTTCAAAAGAACAAATGTTGCTTTAACCCTTTTTCTTGCCTCAGGCTCAAATTTTTCCCTCAAAGCAGCGGGTTTAAACTCATCTGTTGAAATATCCACACCCATGTAATACATGTTCTTTACATATTCCATAATCATTTGATTGGCTTCATTATTTACCAAACTTTCAGGCAGATCAAAATCGTATTGCTCAAGCAGTTTATCTAAAAGCTCATCCTTCTGCCTTTCTACCTCTTCTTTTTCTTTGTTTTCTTTTAATCTTTTTTTAACATCCTCAATTAAGTCATCTACAGAGTTAAACTCCTTGTTGATCTTTTTTGCAAGCTCATCATCTACTTCAGGCAGAATGCGTTTTTTAACCGATTTGACCTTTATTTTGAAGATTACATCTTTGCCCTTCAAAGCTCTTAATGGATATTCTTTATCAAACGATGCTTCAACCTCTTTTTCCTCTCCTGCTTTCATGCCAATCAAGGCTTTTTCGATCTCCTCGATCAGCTGCTTTTTGCCCACCTCAACGGGAAGGTTATCTGATGCAAAATCGTTTATTGGGTATTTTGTATCTTTTGTGAATGTTTTAAGCTCAATCAATGCAAAATCGCCTTCTTCTATTGCTCCTTCTTTATCCTCCAATGTAGCAAAGGCTTCTCTTAATTGATCTATTACCTTGTCTATATCTTCCTGCTTAACCTCTATCGGTTTTGCCTTAATTTCGATGCCTTTGTATTCCTTTAGCTCAAATTCAGGTTTTATATCAACCATGGCTGTAAAGGATAAGCCGTCGTTATCGTCCATCTTTATGTCTAAGAATACAGGATCTGAAACTGTGTCGATCTTTTCCTTCTGGATGGCAAATTCAAAGGCTTCGGCTACAAGCTCTCTCTGCGTATCCTCTTCAATCTCCTTTTTGTAGTTTCTAACTATGATTTCTCTTGGCACTTTACCTTTTCTGAATCCCTTGATTCTAACGCTTTTTTTTAGCTCGTTGATGATTTCATCCTTTTTTTC contains:
- the clpP gene encoding ATP-dependent Clp endopeptidase proteolytic subunit ClpP — its product is MNLIPIVIEKTPQGERAYDIYSRLLKDRIVMLNGEINDDTSSIIVSQLLFLESEDPDKDIFLYINSPGGSVTAGLAIYDTIQYIKCDVTTICIGSAASMGALLLASGTKGKRYSLPHARIMIHQPIGGITGQATEIEIHAKEILRLKKILNEILAKHTGKRLKTIEKDTERDYFMDANEALKYGIIDRIIYSREEEEKTDENNG
- the tig gene encoding trigger factor, which translates into the protein MVEVAVEDVKPSRKKLQIKVDAKKVKEKKDEIINELKKSVRIKGFRKGKVPREIIVRNYKKEIEEDTQRELVAEAFEFAIQKEKIDTVSDPVFLDIKMDDNDGLSFTAMVDIKPEFELKEYKGIEIKAKPIEVKQEDIDKVIDQLREAFATLEDKEGAIEEGDFALIELKTFTKDTKYPINDFASDNLPVEVGKKQLIEEIEKALIGMKAGEEKEVEASFDKEYPLRALKGKDVIFKIKVKSVKKRILPEVDDELAKKINKEFNSVDDLIEDVKKRLKENKEKEEVERQKDELLDKLLEQYDFDLPESLVNNEANQMIMEYVKNMYYMGVDISTDEFKPAALREKFEPEARKRVKATFVLLKIAEKEGLDVSSEEINDVISRDANAQRKPFDEVYKEYQEKGLLPVIQMEILGDKALDLVYKNAKIIEAKEEKEQNPQEAKEEVEKT